Proteins encoded by one window of Dioscorea cayenensis subsp. rotundata cultivar TDr96_F1 chromosome 20, TDr96_F1_v2_PseudoChromosome.rev07_lg8_w22 25.fasta, whole genome shotgun sequence:
- the LOC120251630 gene encoding proteasome subunit alpha type-1-like — translation MFRNQYDTDVTTWSPAGRLFQVEYAMEAVKQGSAAIGLRSATHAVLATVNKASSELSSAQRKVFKIDDHIGVAIAGLTADGRVLSRYLRNECINHSFVYESPLPVGRLVVRLADKAQVCTQRSWKRPYGVGLLVAGLDESGAHLYYNCPSGNYFEYQAFAIGSRSQAAKTFLERKYGTYSRASCDELIKDALFAIKETLQGEKLMSSICTVAVVGVGEPFHVLDQKTIQELIDSIETREEAPAAEPGAMQEDQGQDVAPMDI, via the exons ATGTTTAGGAACCAGTACGATACCGATGTCACGACGTGGAGCCCCGCCGGAAGGCTCTTCCAGGTCGAGTACGCCATGGAAGCCGTCAAGCAGGGATCAGCGGCGATCGGCCTCCGTTCCGCCACTCACGCCGTCCTAGCCACCGTAAACAAGGCTAGCTCTGAGCTCTCATCCGCCCAGCGCAAGGTATTCAAGATCGATGATCATATCGGTGTTGCCATCGCCGGCCTTACTGCTGATGGGCGCGTCCTTTCTCGCTACCTCCGCAACGAGTGTATCAACCACTCGTTTGTCTATGAGTCGCCGCTTCCTGTTGGTCGCCTCGTCGTCAGACTCGCTGACAAAGCTCAG GTCTGCACGCAACGTTCCTGGAAAAGACCTTATGGTGTGGGCCTGCTGGTTGCTGGCCTAGATGAATCTGGTGCTCACCTCTATTATAACTGTCCCAGTGGCAACTACTTTGAATACCAAGCATTCGCTATAGGATCACGATCTCAAGCTGCGAAGACCTTCTTAGAACGGAAATACGGGACTTACTCTAGGGCCTCTTGCGATGAACTGATCAAGGATGCTCTCTTTGCCATTAAAGAAACATTGCAAGGTGAGAAATTAATGAGCTCGATCTGCACAGTGGCTGTTGTTGGAGTTGGAGAACCATTTCATGTACTTGACCAAAAGACAATCCAAGAGTTGATTGATTCTATCGAAACTCGAGAGGAAGCTCCCGCAGCCGAACCAGGAGCCATGCAGGAGGATCAGGGCCAAGATGTTGCACCAATGGATATCTGA